In Fusarium falciforme chromosome 9, complete sequence, the following are encoded in one genomic region:
- a CDS encoding Zn(2)-C6 fungal-type domain-containing protein, translating into MSAPMPNAVLEEANFCLALKNAAPTPDTAHFPPVFDADADEAEFTRRCRGSYMMPETPPGSETRLRGPKRSKACDQCKMRKIRCSGYPPPCGSCMERGATCHFGRRKVPLRKNVNKALLSNPVIPSDTVLAKLEGSSTAIEETNHALHVPEKKVALQVAQGDLFIDRVLFGAPPGNNLSQEQCFTLKGNGLFSRLRNRSTWAVFDMKPIGGTYRLTFFSDSRLESLSTKLRNNKVNDLVRRISTILKNRVRSPDTESAMSSPPESGQVDNASAARHIAAYYERVHPLFPHLDRASFESKISSPNLPTILVEEPAFSALYHLVLALGCLHSGGGSFEPGKGKAWKLFSVALPLIPDLEKSNDPLVALQAITTAAVYALGISCLSIEQRIMTQAGRMAQDLGPAITKGPSAKAFHRIFWVLYCIEKMSSFHFGRSSTLVDAEIITPMPHIPESMFGSFNWVLTFARHSRLLSRAMTSLFCAGICQKGIDYYTTTISQLFEDLEQWRLSIPEGLRPGPSCQPHLFRRPVTGPSAIWINYLYYSFKLILLRCYLQVNGERDPSESNKNLSREHLIAVSRSILEIITYVDVEPSTPLWILAGIPICALFVLFDQVINDPTHPDTRSNLALLDIAGGHFSRIEFASEGSLPGSLIAEFAYIAREYVNETTSQGLDLGGSLHPQRSHGDGMSSLEIPEVPGSADRSMSKLDKGTNVILPPTTLETSQDIASMSSALYFTPQDSWMGGSDLLLGIDVMDIFNNLS; encoded by the exons ATGTCGGCGCCGATGCCAAACGCCGTTCTCGAGGAGGCAAACTTCTGCTTGGCCTTAAAGAACGCCGCTCCTACTCCGGACACCGCTCACTTCCCTCCCGTCTttgatgcagatgcagacGAAGCTGAATTCACGCGCAGATGCCGCGGAAGCTACATGATGCCCGAAACTCCGCCCGGATCCGAGACGAGATTGCGCGGGCCCAAGAGGTCCAAGGCCTGCGACCAATgcaagatgaggaagatCCGCTGCTCCG GATATCCTCCCCCTTGCGGCAGTTGCATG GAACGAGGGGCCACCTGTCACTTTGGCAGAAGAAAGGTTCCATTGAGAAAGAATG TCAACAAGGCTTTGTTGAGCAACCCAGTGATTCCAAGTGACACGGTCTTGGCCAAACTCGAAGGCTCGTCGACGGCAATAGAG GAAACAAATCATGCCCTTCACGTTCCGGAGAAAAAGGTCGCCCTACAAGTTGCGCAGGGAGACCTTTTCATCGACCGCGTACTCTTCGGAGCACCTCCAGGTAACAATCTAAGTCAAGAGCAATGCTTTACTCTCAAG GGCAACGGCCTCTTTAGTAGGTTAAGGAATCGATCGACATGGGCCGTTTTTGACATGAAGCCCATAGGTGGCACGTACAGACTCACCTTCTTCTCCGACAGTAGACTCGAGTCTCTCTCGACAAAGCTGCGAAACAACAAGGTCAACGATCTTGTTCGGAGGATTTCAACCATCCTAAAGAATCGAGTGAGATCGCCCGATACGGAGTCCGCCATGTCGAGCCCGCCAGAGAGTGGCCAAGTAGACAATGCATCAGCGGCCAGACACATTGCAG CGTATTATGAGAGAGTTCATCCTCTCTTTCCACATCTGGATCGCGCGTCCTTCGAGTCAAAGATCTCTTCTCCAAATCTACCCACCATCCTCGTCGAAGAACCCGCTTTCTCAGCACTCTACCACTTGGTTCTTGCGCTAGGTTGCTTGCACAGCGGCGGTGGTAGCTTTGAGCCTGGAAAGGGCAAGGCCTGGAAGCTCTTCTCAGTCGCCCTACCTCTTATCCCTGACTTGGAAAAGTCCAATGATCCGCTGGTGGCCCTCCAGGCCATCACTACTGCAGCCGTCTATGCCTTGGGCATCTCCTGTCTCTCTATTGAGCAGAGAATCATGACCCAAGCTGGTCGAATGGCTCAAGATCTTGGACCAGCCATCACCAAAGGCCCCTCTGCCAAAGCCTTTCATCGAATATTCTGGGTTTTGTATTGCATCGAAAAGATGTCCAGCTTCCACTTTGGCCGCAGCTCA ACCTTGGTTGATGCCGAGATAATCACGCCCATGCCGCATATCCCGGAATCCATGTTTGGGTCGTTCAACTGGGTCCTCACATTTGCTCGACATTCCCGGCTGCTTTCGCGAGCCATGACTAGTCTATTCTGCGCAGGGATTTGTCAAAAAGGAATAGACTACTACACGACTACCATTAGCCAACTCTTCGAAGATCTCGAGCAGTGGCGACTCTCCATCCCTGAAGGACTCCGTCCGGGGCCTTCTTGCCAACCTCACCTGTTTCGACGACCGGTCACAGGCCCATCTGCGATTTGGATTAACTACCTCTATTACAGTTTCAAGCTGATTCTATTGCGATGCTATCTTCAAGTTAATGGGGAACGCGATCCAAGCGAATCAAACAAGAATCTCTCAAGAGAGCATCTCATTGCCGTGTCTAGATCCATCCTAGAGATCATCACCTACGTCGATGTGGAACCTTCCACTCCATTGTG GATTCTGGCCGGGATCCCGATCTGTGCTCTTTTCGTCCTCTTTGACCAAGTCATCAACGATCCGACGCATCCTGACACAAGGAGCAACCTTGCACTTCTCGACATTGCAGGAGGGCACTTTAGCCGAATCGAATTTGCCAGCGAAGGGTCTCTTCCTGGATCCCTCATTGCCGAGTTTGCCTACATCGCAAGAGAATACGTCAACGAGACAACATCACAAGGCCTTGACCTGGGGGGTTCGCTTCATCCCCAGCGATCGCACGGTGATGGCATGTCTTCGTTGGAAATTCCAGAAGTCCCGGGATCAGCAGATCGTTCTATGAGCAAGCTGGATAAAGGGACCAATGTAATTTTA CCCCCTACGACTCTGGAGACAAGTCAGGACATTGCCTCCATGAGCTCGGCTCTGTATTTTACTCCTCAAGATTCATGGATGGGGGGAAGTGATCTTTTGCTGGGTATAGATGTGATGGATATTTTCAACAACTTGAGTTAA
- a CDS encoding N-acetyltransferase domain-containing protein — translation MSSDSPSICYAGVQDVPLILRFIKEAAEEQAPGAIVAATEERLAKTLHFEPPSADSALSPTQFAWAILIYSPEGEAAGLLVYLQNYSTWTAAPGVCLEELYVVPKYRRYGYGRMLIEAMASAAREAGCAKMDWVCLQDNQRALNFYRKLGAKNMQDWAVLKVDQEGIEQLADGK, via the exons ATGTCATCAGACTCGCCGTCAATCTGCTACGCCGGTGTCCAAG ATGTCCCCCTCATCCTGCGCTTCATCAAAGAGGCCGCAGAGGAGCAAGCTCCCGGCGCCATTGTTGCTGCGACAGAAGAGCGACTCGCCAAAACGTTGCACTTTGAGCCACCCTCGGCAGACAGTGCCCTATCTCCAACACAATTTGCGTGGGCGATACTCATCTACTCACCAGAAGGTGAAGCTGCTGGGCTTTTGGTTTACCTGCAAAACTATTCCACATGGACGGCGGCTCCTGGGGTCTGCTTGGAAGAGTTGTATGTTGTGCCCAAGTATCGACGGTACGGGTATGGACGCATGTTGATTGAAGCCATGGCCTCTGCGGCTCGAGAGGCTGGCTGTGCCAAGATGGATTGGGTTTGTCTTCAAGACAACCAGCGAGCTCTGAACTTCTATCGGAAGCTAGGGGCTAAGAATATGCAAGATTGGGCAGTGTTGAAGGTTGATCAAGAGGGCATTGAGCAGTTGGCCGATGGGAAATAG
- a CDS encoding MFS domain-containing protein codes for MAPPTFAGLSGKKLSLAISTVATTGFLLFGFDQGVMSGIIDADPFHDYFPETKNETIQGLVTAIYEIGCLMGAMFILWIGDLLGRRRAMIMGGVIMIIGVIIQVSAVKGYAQLAQFIVGRVVTGVGNGINTSTIPTYQAECSKTSNRGLLICIEGGVIAFGTLIAYWVDYGASYGPQDLTWRFPIAFQVIFGFVLCISMIWLPESPRWLLTHERYEDAERVIAAIRGYEIDSDDTRQERDSVLDSIRASGFAGQKTTPIKALFTGGKTQHFRRMLLGSGSQFMQQVGGCNAVIYYFPILCTKIFGDKNLAMLLGGVNMIVYSIFATSSWFIIERVGRRKLLLYGTAGQMFSMILTFACLIPGGKHPEDTASSKGALVGLFTYIASFGATWLPLPWLYPAEVNPLKTRGKANAVSTCTNWLFNFLIVMVVPDMIKSLSWGTYLFFGVANACFFPILYFFYPETANRSLEEIDIIFAKGYVEKISYVKAAKELPFLTQAEVEQEAIRLGLVQSASRGAMPEKPDAEDVRNDSGFNSDNSDKS; via the exons ATGGCGCCTCCAACATTTGCCGGCCTTTCTGGCAAGAAGTTGTCGCTGGCCATCTCGACTGTGGCCACGACCGGTTTTCTGCTCTTCGGa TTTGATCAAGGAGTTATGAGCGGTATTATTGATGCCGATCCTTTTCACGATTACTTCCCTGAAACCAAGAATGAGACCATCCAGGGGTTGGTCACTGCCATCTACGAGATTGGCTGCTTGATGGGAGCCATGTTTATCCTCTGGATCGGTGATCTTCTCGGTCGACGACGTGCTATGATCATGGGAGGTGTCATCATGATCATCGGTGTCATCATTCAGGTCTCTGCCGTCAAGGGTTACGCCCAGCTTGCTCAGTTCATCGTCGGTCGTGTCGTCACTGGAGTCGGCAACGGTATCAACACTTCGACTATCCCTACCTACCAGGCCGAGTGCAGTAAGACCAGCAACCGTGGTCTTCTCATCTGCATCGAGGGTGGTGTCATTGCTTTCGGTACTCTCATCGCTTATTGGGTCGACTATGGTGCTTCTTACGGACCCCAGGACCTCACCTGGCGATTCCCCATTGCCTTCCAGGTCATCTTTGGCTTCGTTCTTTGCATTTCCATGATCTGGCTCCCAGAGAGCCCTCGATGGCTTCTCACCCACGAGAGGTATGAGGATGCTGAGCGTGTCATCGCCGCCATTCGTGGCTACGAGATCGACAGCGACGATACCCGCCAGGAGCGTGACTCCGTCCTCGACTCTATCCGCGCCTCTGGCTTCGCTGGTCAAAAGACCACCCCCATCAAGGCTCTCTTCACCGGTGGAAAGACCCAGCACTTCCGACGTATGCTTCTTGGCTCTGGTTCCCAGTTCATGCAGCAGGTTGGTGGTTGCAACGCCGTCATCTACTACTTCCCCATTCTCTGCACCAAGATCTTCGGAGACAAGAACCTTGCCATGCTTCTTGGCGGTGTCAACATGATTGTCTACAGCATCTTCGCCACCTCGTCTTGGTTCATCATTGAGCGCGTCGGTCGCCGAAAGCTTCTCCTTTACGGAACTGCTGGTCAGATGTTTTCCATGATCCTCACCTTCGCCTGCCTTATCCCTGGTGGTAAGCACCCCGAGGATACCGCTTCGTCCAAGGGAGCCCTTGTTGGTCTCTTCACCTACATTGCCTCTTTCGGAGCTACCTGGCTGCCTCTCCCCTGGCTCTATCCCGCCGAGGTCAACCCCCTCAAGACTCGAGGCAAGGCCAACGCTGTCTCCACTTGCACCAACTGGCTCTTCAACTTCCTCATTGT CATGGTCGTTCCCGACATGATCAAGAGCCTCAGCTGGGGTACCTACCTCTTCTTTGGCGTCGCCAACGCCTGCTTCTTCCCCATCCTCTACTTCTTCTACCCCGAG ACCGCAAACCGCTCTCTCGAGGAAATCGACATCATCTTCGCCAAGGGTTACGTCGAGAAGATCTCCTAcgtcaaggccgccaaggagCTGCCTTTCCTCACTCAGGCCGAGGTCGAGCAGGAGGCTATCCGCCTCGGACTTGTCCAGTCCGCAAGCCGTGGTGCTATGCCCGAGAAGCCTGATGCGGAGGATGTCCGCAACGACTCTGGTTTCAACTCTGACAACTCTGACAAGTCGTAA
- a CDS encoding HET domain-containing protein, whose product MWLLEIESETLEEFTDETRVSYAILSHRWEDDEVLFQDITQGTAPLRKGWQKVENFCRIAEKEGFRYVWIDTCCIDKSSSTELSEAINSMYRWYQHADTCFAYLNDCNYETVRQPGSNELQKSKWFTRGWTLQELIAPAEVVFLSAEWREFGTKRSLAKEISEITNIDPFLFEFPGWLDSCCAAQKLSWAATRETTRVEDRAYSLMGLFNVNMSLLYGEGDKAFFRLQMEILQSSNDQSIFAWKHNPEKGLRVHSSILATSLGDFEGCHKIRHTLRDIEIADGSGMPDFSQQVVGDIYAEDSYHV is encoded by the exons ATGTGGCTACTAGAGATTGAGTCAGAAACGCTGGAGGAGTTTACTGACGAAACTCGCGTGTCCTATGCTATCCTCTCGCACCGATGGGAGGACGATGAGGTCCTATTCCAGGACATCACGCAGGGAACGGCGCCCTTGAGAAAGGGCTGGCAAAAGGTGGAAAACTTCTGCCGCATCGCTGAGAAGGAAGGATTCCGCTACGTTTGGATCGATACGTGCTGTATCGACAAGTCGTCAAGTACTGAGCTttccgaggccatcaactccatgTACCGCTGGTATCAGCACGCAGACACGTGTTTCGCCTACTTGAATGACTGCAACTACGAGACTGTCCGCCAACCTGGGAGCAACGAGCTTCAAAAGAGCAAGTGGTTCACGCGGGGATGGACCCTCCAGGAACTCATCGCGCCGGCCGAGGTGGTGTTCCTGTCAGCCGAATGGAGAGAGTTTGGGACCAAGCGCAGTCTTGCCAAAGAGATTTCCGAGATTACGAATATCGACCCGTTCTTATTTGAGTTTCCAGGGTGGCTGGATAGCTGTTGCGCCGCCCAAAAGTTATCATGGGCAGCGACGAGGGAGACGACCAGGGTCGAAGACAGGGCCTACAGTTTGATGGGGCTTTTTAACGTCAATATGTCGTTGCTCTATGGTGAAGGGGACAAGGCCTTCTTTCGCCTTCAGATGGAAATTCTGCAGTCCTCCAACGACCAGAGCATCTTCGCATGGAAGCATAACCCCGAAAAAGGTTTGCGGGTCCATTCGAGTATCCTGGCTACATCACTAGGGGACTTTGAGGGATGCCATAAAATTCGACATACGTTACGGGACATTGAAATCGCCGATGGTTCCGGTATGCCCGACTTCTCCCAGCAAGTAGTCG GAGATATTTACGCAGAGGATAGCTATCATGTCTAA
- a CDS encoding Pre-mRNA-splicing factor CWC24, with protein sequence MSASASPSPAETAVTAPITFKQRGRRAKESFRKRPASSTIEPARGNPDDSSSSSDEHDTLEGPGSSVRKDWYDQPMAKGPARAASNVRITTTTDFARDVCKDYAKTGWCGFGDSRVFLHDRSDTQQGWQLDREWEVHNKKKLPSNTNKGEDNGNADDDTTLDKIPLSCPICEGPYKRPIVTQCGQYFCEACALQRYRKDPTCRSCGVATMGVFNAASKLERQMRRKSGREEETTDRS encoded by the exons ATGTCTGCATCGGCCAGCCCAAGTCCGGCCGAAACCGCAGTGACCGCACCCATCACCTTCAAACAGAGAGGGCGGCGAGCAAAGGAGAGCTTCAGGAAACGGCCAGCGAGCTCAACGATAGAGCCAGCGCGTGGCAATCCAGATGATTCCTCGTCTTCAAGCGACGAACATGACACGTTAGAAGGACCCGGATCAAGCGTG CGAAAAGACTGGTATGACCAGCCCATGGCAAAGGGTCCAGCTCGTGCCGCATCCAACGTGCGCATCACCACAACCACCGACTTTGCTCGCGATGTGTGCAAAGACTACGCGAAAACGGGCTGGTGTGGCTTTGGAGATTCTCGCGTGTTCCTTCATGATCGAAGCGACACGCAACAAGGCTGGCAGCTTGACAGGGAGTGGGAGGTGCACAACAAAAAGAAGCTCCCTAGCAACACCAATAAGGGTGAGGATAACGGGAATGCAGACGACGACACGACACTGGACAAAATTCCCCTTTCCTGTCCCATCTGCGAGGGGCCTTACAAGCGCCCTATCGTAACCCAATGTGGCCAATACTTTTGCGAAGCCTGTGCGCTTCAGAGATACAGAAAGGATCCAACCTGCAGGAGCTGTGGAGTCGCAACCATGGGTGTATTTAATGCAGCATCAAAATTGGAACGGCAGATGCGCCGGAAGAGTGGACGCGAGGAGGAAACGACGGACAGGAGCTAG
- a CDS encoding MFS domain-containing protein, with the protein MSQDLVSATSQTEDVEMRARSNNDAGSIRSNADNSDLEQLLMDLENGIVGWESDEDPEYPPNFTPTRKWFITGLLSTQAFMTPFASSIIAPAISYIAKDFGIPDITKSAMPVSIFLLGYAVGPLFLSPLSEIYGRRIIMMVSTLAFCLFLVGCALSPSIELLIFFRFMCGVGGSASQTVGGAVIADLFPVAERGNAMTVWILGPILGPSLAPLTGGFIAETIGWRWANWITLIPTSVLLVVMVFVYPETRHEVLIQHKTAKLAKTLDRPDLCSCYAEAGEKAAKRSSIILSGLIRPLKLLFSSTIILGMSLYVAFVYGCLYLLFNTIPMVFRGSYNWSAGISGVVYLALLFGYLVGLWAFSLLSDKTVRHMTEANGGIYEAEMRLPFCIYFAALLPLSFFWYGWSSDQAVHWAVPILGLVLFGIGFEGIWLPTQIYIVDAYSRYAASALAASSVMRSIIAAFLPLAGPAMYERLGVGWGNSVLGFISLAMVPIPALIYKFGGRIRKKESFRL; encoded by the exons ATGTCTCAGGAT CTTGTCAGTGCCACAAGCCAAACTGAAGACGTCGAGATGCGTGCACGCTCGAACAACGATGCTGGCTCCATCAGGTCAAATGCAGATAACTCTGACCTGGAGCAGTTACTGATGGACCTCGAAAACGGCATCGTCGGTTGGGAAAGCGATGAAGACCCCGAGTACCCTCCAAATTTCACTCCCACTCGCAAGTGGTTCATTACCGGCCTCCTCTCTACCCAGGCCTTCATGACTCCCTTTGCTTCGTCCATCATAGCCCCCGCCATCAGTTACATCGCAAAAGACTTTGGAATACCGGATATTACAAAGAGTGCCATGCCCGTGAGTATTTTCCTCCTTGGGTATGCCGTCGGGCCTTTGTTTCTATCCCCTCTTTCCGAAATTTACGGGCGCAGGATCATTATGATGGTCTCGACCCTCGCATTTTGCCTTTTCCTCGTCGGCTGCGCACTATCTCCTTCGATCGAACTACTCATATTCTTCCGCTTCATGTGTGGAGTAGGAGGGTCAGCCTCGCAGACAGTGGGAGGAGCCGTTATCGCCGACTTGTTTCCTGTTGCCGAGCGCGGTAACGCCATGACTGTCTGGATTCTGGGCCCGATTCTTGGGCCCTCGCTGGCGCCTCTCACAGGAGGTTTCATTGCCGAGACGATAGGTTGGCGTTGGGCCAACTGGATAACTCTTATTCCCACCTCGGTGCTTCTTGTGGTCATGGTGTTTGTTTATCCTGAAACTCGCCACGAGGTGCTTATCCAACACAAGACTGCGAAATTAGCCAAGACCCTTGACCGACCAGACCTGTGTAGCTGTTACGCAGAGGCAGGAGAAAAGGCTGCTAAAAGAAGCAGTATCATCCTGTCTGGCCTCATCCGACCGCTTAAATTACTCTTCAGCTCGACAATCATCTTGGGGATGTCCCTCTATGTGGCATTTGTCTACGGATGTCTCTATCTGCTGTTCAATACTATTCCCATGGTCTTTCGCGGCAGCTATAACTGGTCAGCCGGCATCTCTGGCGTCGTCTACCTGGCTCTCCTCTTCGGATACCTCGTCGGCCTGTGGGCattttcccttctttccgACAAGACAGTTCGGCACATGACCGAAGCAAATGGAGGCATTTATGAGGCCGAAATGCGGCTTCCTTTTTGCATCTACTTTGCGGCacttctccctctctcgtTCTTCTGGTACGGCTGGAGTAGTGATCAGGCCGTACACTGGGCTGTGCCAATCTTGGGACTTGTTCTCTTTGGTATAGGTTTCGAGGGCATTTGGCTCCCTACCCAGATCTATATCGTCGATGCATACTCTCGATATGCCGCAAGTGCTCTGGCTGCCTCCTCAGTGATGAGGAGTATAATTGCGGCATTCCTCCCTTTGGCTGGGCCCGCAATGTATGAGCGGTTAGGGGTTGGCTGGGGGAACTCGGTTCTGGGGTTTATTTCTTTGGCCATGGTGCCTATTCCGGCCTTGATATACAAATTTGGAGGGAGGATAAGAAAGAAGGAGAGTTTCAGACTTTGA